The DNA region AACCACGAGAAGGCTGCACGGTTCCGTTCAGGGCGCGTTCGTGGCGCGATCGCGGAGTCGCTTCACCGCGCTGTACCTGCACGCCCGGCCGGAGCTGGGCGCGCGCGTCACGTGGCGTTCTGGCGTCTCCCCGTGACACGGACGCAGTCCCGCGTGTGGCGGGTTCTCACTGGTCGCGGTTATCCGGCAGCGGACCGCACATCCAGGACCGCCTTGCCGCGCACCCGCCGCCCGCGCAGGGCCTCGGCCGCCTCGGCCGCCCGCTCCCACGAGCCGCGCCAGCCGACCTCCACCGCGAGCCTGCCCGCCGCCACAAG from Actinomycetes bacterium includes:
- a CDS encoding alcohol dehydrogenase; amino-acid sequence: LVAAGRLAVEVGWRGSWERAAEAAEALRGRRVRGKAVLDVRSAAG